The genomic segment TTAAACAGTAAAAACTGGTTTCTCTGCAAactaatttcattgctttaagTAGATGACCTGTAGAACCAGTACAGCCCTTCCCACCACCCGACTTGCTCATGTGATCAAGACCTAGAATTTCTTTTGAGAAGGAATCACACCAAGACCAGATGGGGTAAACCACTCCGCAAAGCTCGACAGATGCGGGGCCCAGGCAGACTGTGGCTTTCTCCCCAGGGCCACCCCAGACCTCCTCAACCTCCTCCAGGTCTAGCAGCTGCCTGCTCAGAAGGGCCTCTGTCCAGGTAGGAGCTCTGCCTTCCAGTCCTGGGAAACCTACAAATGCTGGGGTCTCTGTTCTGCTTCTAGGCGATGCGGCTGGGAGTGTGGGAGGGTGTGTGGCAGAAGTGAGTGGGACCGGGCAGGACACAGCTAGTCTGAGGAGGGCTGCGTTCTCCGGGTGGCGGCGGAAGCGGCGGCTTCTGTGGTGTTTGTGATGTGACAGCGGTCCATTCCCTGATCAGGCCTTAGCTGTGTCTCCTTGGAAGACAGTGCTGATGGCAGACACGAGGCTTGGCCCGACCCAGTCCTTGAGGCCTGTCTAAAAACTCCTGCATCTTATCTGAACTCAAAGAATAAAAGACATTTCCTATCCCCCCATCACACCCCCAATCCCAAGGGCTATACTGCGGGAAAAACTGCCCCAGGGGCGGGCAAACAGATCAGCACTTCTAGAAATGGGGAGTACATGGGATTCCAGCCACGATCTCTGACTCGATGCCACAGTGATCCTGTCCTCTGAGGATCTTAAAGAAGCCTGGAAAGCAGAAAGCAGACACCTTGAGTTAGGCTTGGATTTGAGCTCTGTAAACACATCTGGCTCCCCCGTGAAAGACACAGCAGTGGAAGTAGGAGAACCAGCCCCAAAGCCATTACCAGCGTCACACGGCTGTCTACTGGCTTGTGCTTGCCTGGCAGCCCACCCCTGCCAGGCCTTTGGATGCCACTCGTCCCTGTACCTGGGATAGTGGGGAACCGTGACAGGCAGCTGGTGCAAGGCCGTGCTTGGTCCACACCCCCTCTCTCAGGATCAGACTGCCCTTGTGACAACGGGAACCCCCAGGTCCCCAGCACCTGTGGAGCCTGTGTAGCTGGCCCAGAGAGACGAGACACCTCTGCCCATGTTCTGGCTCACAAGACCCTATGAACAGGAAGGGTGCGCTCACCATTGTCACCCCAGTCTGTGTTCCAGGAGTTGCCGACCAGCCAGTAGGGGGTGCCAttctccactccccagcccaggaTGCGGATGGCATGGCCTCCCATCAAGTCTCCTGTGACGTGCTGGTACACTCCTGAGAAGAGGAAACCTGGTGAGACCCAGGTCGCCACCTGGCCTCCCAGCATCTCTCCGACTTGGGCGGCCACCCCTGTCAGGGCAGATGTTAGAGTGCTCACAGGTCGTGGGGGAGAAGGATGGGCTTGGTGTTCCAGGCGAAGGCTGGGGTTCCCACAGCACGCGGgagttatttaaatacatttctgaAAGCCCAACACACTAAAACATGCCAAGTAAATATTAAGACGGAGTCCAATAAGATGTGCTTGTTGGCTGCTTTCAAATCTAAAGTTATAAATTCtagtttaagaaataaatttggagttcctgttgtggctcagcaggttaagaacagtgtccacaaggatgcaggttcaagccctgcccttactcagtgagttaaagatctggcgttgctacaagctgtggtgtaggtctcgatgtggctcagatctgtcagtgtggtgtaggcttcagctgcagcttcaactggacccctggcctaggaacttccatgtgccgcaggtacaatcctaaaaaaagggaaaaaagaaaataggaaatttaaCGGTAAAATACCAATAACTGTCCATTTTACAAGGTGGGGCTCCCTGTAGTAATAACTCTGTCAAAAGGCTTCTGTGGTTTAAAGAGTTTTAAACTGCTGTTCTGgagagttcccacggtggctcaatggtaacaaccCGGGCTAGCACtcacgagggtgtgggttcgatccctggcctcactcagtgtgttaaggatccagggttgctatgagctgtggtgttggttgcagatgcggcttggatcctgcaatgctgtggctgtggtgtaggccggcggctgcagctttgattggacccctagcctgggaacctccatatgctgcaggtgaggtcccaaaaagaccaaaagaaaaaaaaaatgctgctctgGGGCCCACCCCGGAGAGGTGATGTAGGAGAGGCTGGGTGGAGGCCACCACTGCTGGTGGACGGAAGACAGGGCTAAGGTGGTCTGAGGGTTGGCCCACCAGGCTACGCCCTCATTAGTTAATTATGTCATCAAATTGGAAATGCATCCTCTCATACAGAGCTGGTGGAAGTTGTGTTAATAACTGCCggctttaaaattctttccttgCCAGGTATCTTGTTCTAAAAAATAAGACTAGAGAGCTTTGGTGTTTCCATCCAGCAGAAACTGGATGTAAACTGAGACATAGGCCCTCAGCACCGACTGCTTCTTTGGGATGGGGGGGTTCTAAGCTCTCTCCGAGGGGCTGTCCTGTCCCCCCAGGCTCGAATCCCCACAGCTAGGAGCCCCCCCGTCTCCTCATCCACTGGGTGCTAGGCATGATGCTAAATCTCTGCcgagacagagacaaagaaggtcgCCCAGTCTCCATGGAGGAACTACAGTGACAACGGGAGTATGATGCTGGAGCCATGAAAGAGGACAGAAGTGGGAAAGGCTTCCCCCGAAGAGAGGCCTTCCCTCCAGGAGGGGTGAGGAGAAGGGGATGCCAGTGGGAGCGAGGACAGGGCAGGGGGCACACCTGCTCCTGCTCGcccgcctcccccaccctggAAGTCCTGCCAGTCAGGATACAGACCCCACACCTCCCACTCCCACCAGCTGCTGCTGGGGTGGACACACACCAGACTTATACTGCAGGAAGTCCGAGTACACAGTGAAGGCCCCCTCGACCGGGCCGTTTTTGTAGATCTCCGCCATGATCTCCTTCTCGTTCCTAGAGATGCTGTAGGAGCTGCATCCTGCAAGGAACAACCAGGAGGGGCGGGCATCACTGGATGCGCTCACTCATTCACCCACGTGTGACTCACAGGTGCCACCAGGTGGGGGTGGTCCAGCAGGGCTGCCCACTGCCTGTGTATCCATTTGTGTCTGTCACTGCATTTGTCTCTGTCCATCTCCTATCTGTGTGTCAgtctctttctgtgtctgtgtctctatgtttctttgtgtgtctctctgtccatctgtctTTCTCCGCCTGTCTGCCTCTCCCATCTCTGTAGCTGTCTCTTgtctctttctgtgtttctctgcCCATCTGTATGCATCTCTGTGCCTCTATGTCTCTGtctgcccctgcctctccctgtctctctctctggctggTTCTgtctctgtccatctgtctgtctctgtttctgtctctgtctctttttgtgtctgtgtctctgcaTGCCTCTATCTCTGTCttggtgtgtctctgtgtccctctgtgtctgtctccATCTGTATGCCTCTGTCcatctctgtgtgtctgtctctgtctctgtatctGTCTGTGTCACTTTCTATCTCTGTCTGTGTTTGTCTCTGGGTGGCTGGCTCTATCATgatctttctgtgtctctgtgccCATCTGTCTGTGCCTGTTTTCTGTGGCTGTCTGgctctgtctctttgtctctatctctgcctctttctgcatctgtgtccatctctgtgtctgtctctgtctctctatgCCCATCTGTCTGTGTCTCTATGTTCATctatctgtgtctgtgtgtctctgaatctgtgtctgtgtgtctctgtccaTCTGTGTCTGCTTCCATCTGTCTCTGTGTTTAAGATTCTCTGAGGGAGGAATGACTGGGCTAGATCTGGGGGCTGAGAGGTGGGAGAGGGCAGTGAGCACAAGCTCCTGGAAGCAGGGCAGGTGGTCCCAGAAGGATTTAGGCCAAATTACTCCCCTATAAACGCAGGGCCCTCTCTTTTGAAGCTGAGGGTCTGTGACGGAGGCGAGATTCCCAGCTAAttccagggtggggctgggcagaGAAGGCAGGGTCTGCTCCCCTGGGCAAGGGAGGGACCATGGTGTCAAGCCCCATCCTGCACTCCTAACTCAGGCTCTGGGGCccgggccagggctgggggggtgCCCCCCCTTACCGAAGTGCTTGTCTTCTTTGTAGGACGGGGTGTAGCCAGGCTCGCAGATCTTGCTGCACTTGGGGGTGTCCCCCTCCCCGGTGCACTGGGGCCGGGAGCCGTTCACGTGGTGTTCGCAAGGTGGGATGGAGTAGGGCCTGCAACCTGGGGGACCCGGAGAAAGGGGGGTGTCGGCAGCAAGCCCCTCAGAGGTCCCTCCAGGCCAGAGAGAAGAATTTGGCCCAGCTATGGGGCAAGTTCCCCTCAAGTCTGTGGTGCTGACGCCTCCTCCTGGTACTGCTACTTCTGCCGTAGCCGGGCTGCTGCACCTCGACTCCACCGTGCAGCCCAGCCTTCCCGCCCACAACCCTTCACCTCCGCTTTGTAGGGGAAAATGACCAGTGTCACTCCCTGCTTATAAAACCCACCCGGCCACTTACCCACATGCGAGTTATAGAGGCCCCCGGACACCAGGCCCTTCTTTGTCCAGAAGTTCCAGGCTCCAGAGGGAAAGCCGCCGTTACAGCTGAGAAAAGAGCCGTCTGTTAAACTCAGCACCAGGGTCATTCTGGCTGCCCCCACATCATCGGCCAGTGGACCCACCACTGCCTTCAGCAACTGCCCCACGGTCCTTCCAGATCCGAAATCCCCCAACACACCCTGGCCCGACAGCCCCCTCTCAGAGGCAATcaccccagctcccaggcctGCCTTACTGAGCTACTCCAGAAGACAGAagtgcttttttttgctttatagggccacacccgaggcacatggaagttcccaggctgggcaagGGTTtgaatgggagttgtagctgtcgggctacaccacagccacagcaacacaggcctCAAGCcccgtacaccacagctcacggcaacaccggatccttaacccactgagcgaggccagggattgaacccacatccttatgaatactaggtgggtttgtaacccactgagccacaatgggaactccccagaagtaCTTTCATAATCACTTCCACAGGCAAGCAATGTCCTATCTAGACAGGGACTGCCCACGGGCAGCACAGCAGAACCCCTGGGGCACTTACAAAAACACCAATGCCAGGGCGCCGATCTAACTGGGGTGGGGTGAGACCtgagcactttttcttttttaaaaaactagaaccACTGTTGCAGAACCAAAGCCAGAGCTGGCAGAACTTGGGGATTTGGTTACTAATGTGGCTGATCTAGGGACCCATCACCCTTCATTACAGAGACGGAGACAGGCCCCAGGCCATCAGACTTCCATAAGCAGGAAAGGGGAACAAGCATGACAAAACCCAGAACCCAAACCTACACTGAGATCGTCTGCTGGGACCTACTGCCTATACTTGGAACTGGTGGCGAGGCAGCCTGGTTTGGGGCACCTCTGGGAAAGCAGTGGCCTCCAGGGCCTGCCCCCAACCCAAGGGGTCCCCCCATGTCTCAGCAGTGACATCATCATCTTGTCTGAGGACCTACCTCTCCACGCCCCCCACCCATGCAGAAGCCCTCCAGTCAGGTCCACGTGTGGGGCCCCTGGGGGCTCACACTCACCCATCCCCACACTCGTCACCACAACAGGTGAGCATGTCCTCAGCGGACACCTCCACGTTGACACGCCCGTTGCTGCGGATGCAGATCCGGTCAGAGATGGCTTCCACAGCCCCAAACGCCTGCGGGAAGAGCCCCAGGCTGCTGAGTCCTGCCCCTGCACCGCCTCGGGCCCTCCAGCCACCACCCTGGTGGCCTCAGCGGGCACCGTGCCAGGTGAGGGTCCTGGCCCCCAAGCTGAGCTCTAAACCAAGAGACCAGTCTCCCACCGACCTCCACCTGGGCATTCAGTTCACTTCTCAAACGTGTGGGTTTTGGCTTTTCACATGAAATATAGCTTGCGCAAAGgacacatactgtgtgattccagtTATAGGAGGTGCTCAACCTAGTTAAAAATcatgagacaaaaaaagaagccagGGATGGTGTGTGTGGCTGTGAGCATAAGTGATGCCATCCTGGGCTTCTCTGGTCCTTTCACTGACCCCACCCAGGACATCACTGTGCAATAAATGGCTTCTGTCATCAAAGGCTTTGTCTGTCATAGATCTCGTCTAATAATTCCCAGACCCCGTCTACGGTATTGGTCCCCAGTGATGAAAACCCTCACTGATGTATTCTTAGTACCAAGGAGACTAGTTACCCACTTACGCATCTAAAGAATGTACTTCCTGTTTCCAAGCACCTACACCCCCGACCCCATACCCTGGGTTAACTATAAAGCTGTCACCAGAGGGCAATGCAGCTGCAAATGCTCCTGGACTGCTGTCCCCCACTCCCGCCCTCTAAGTTACTCTATAAAAACTGAttccctgatttaaaaaaaaaaaaaatcacaagagaaaggCAGAAGGGTGGCTGTCAGGGGTGCGGGAAGGGGAACGGGCGTCAGTGTTCTGTGGGGACAGTTTCAGTTTTGTGAGATGAAGAAGCGATCTGTGGACGGACGGTGGTGATAGCTGCACAGCAGCATGAATGCACCCAATGCCACCGAAGGGTATGTTTAATGATAAAGCTGGTTAAAACTTGTATCATATGTATCTTacccaagtaaacaaaatttAGACAGCCCCGTGATACAGACAGGATGCCTATTCATGAGGCAGAGGAGGGGTCAAAGCTAATGGTATTTCTTGATGGCCTGGAACAGCGtgtcaaagagaaataaaaactgcttCCCAAAGGAACATGCCCTGAACAGGGTCTACCCTTCCCCTGATCCTTGGAATAGTTCGTGACTGTAGGGATCCTGCATATTTTTATACTAGTAGGGACAGAGTAACTCCGGTTTATACAACTTGACTCGCCACAGCTGGTCTGACCTCAACTTCCCTGGTCACTGCCCCCCGTCCCCTGCCCCTGCCGGCCAGCAGGGCCTCACCCAGCAGGAGCCACAGGAGCCCTGGTCTCTGATTTCTTTGATGGTCGGGCAGTTGGGCCACTGTTCCCGGGCATCGAAGCTTTTGGGCAGGATCATGTCTGCAGCAAACGCAGCTCTAGATAAAGGAAGATCTTCGTCACAAGTTGTCACCTTGcagcccacccccatcccctcaaAGGCCAGCTGATTGCAGCCTGGAAGAGGACTGGACGTGCAGAAGAAGGCGTgtgcaaggagttccctgggaATTCTATAAAACAAAACCCGCTTCTACTGCTCCATGGGACACCATTCTGTGCTTCTACTGACACTTACTTTATGGATATTTTTTAAGAGTTTCAGCCCCAGGGTCCAGATAATGCTACGTCTTGcttcccccactccaccccaaaCCAAACATCTGCCCAGGTTCAGCAATGTTCTAACATCTTCACAACTGTCAGCGTCCCACGGCTTAACTATCCCATCCTCACTGTTAGATTCTCCCAAGGCTTCCCTCAAGAGGGACCACTACCTGAAAATGCAAACTGCAGAGCTGTCTAGAAAAAACATTAGGCTCAtgttttttcttagattttcttaGATTTTCCTTATTCAAGATTGGGTTCATTCAAGTCTTGCAGACACAGATCTGGGGCCTGCCCCCCCCAAAGCTGGGACAGCTGGGGCAGCACGTAGGAGACTGGCTCTGGGAGTGAGGCCTATGGAGGCTATAGaagccttcctgcctcccccttccctgctctGCTCACACAGCACCCTCCCCGGGAGCCGGCACTGACCTCTGGGGCAGCTTGGGTCCACCCAGGAAGGTGCCACAGAGCTTCTTCACGTAGCTCAGGTCCACATTGTAGAAATTGTGTCCGGCCTGGAAAAGAGCAACACTCACAGCAGTCACCCACCAACTGgggtgagggggaaggaggggggacgGTTTCTAAAGAAGGGGTGGAGCATGCACACTGCCCACCCAAGATCTCACAAGGTTAGGGGCTCCCCCTCAACTCAGTAGAGCAAGGGGGCTGGGCACTGCTATAGAACAGAGgtgtgtccccccaaaattcagGGTGAAatctaacccccaatgtgatggtgttGAGGGGGGGCTTTGGGAGGTGAGTAGGTCATGatggtggagccctcatgaatgggattagtggccTTTTCTAAGGTGACTCCAGAGAGCCAGCTTGCCCCTCGGGCCATGGGAGGACACAACAGGAAGCTGGCCACCTGCCACCCAGGAGGGCCCCCACCAGAACCTGAGCGTGCTGCAAGGCTGTCCCTGGACATCGGCCTCCAGGGCTGTGAGTGCTAAGTGTCTGTTTCTAAGCACTGATCTGTGGGATTCTGTCACAGCAGCCTGGGACCCACCCAGAGTGACCGCATGGCTACAGGTAGCTCTTGGGGCCACGGGCGTCTCCTCTGATCTGTACCATTTGCAGATGTCACGAGAGACCCTCCACAGCCCTGGATGTGGCTTATTCCTCATCTCTCGGTTCCTTCAGCAGCAGGCCTCAGGGCTGGCAGAATCTCGGAGCTACTGGTACTGATGGGCTGTGACCCCCATAGCAGGGCTCACAGCATCACCCCGGTTGTGAGCCCTTCCAGAGCTGGTTTACCCCACAATGCACCTCCACCCGCTCTCACACACACGGAAGGGGACGGGGCAGTGGGCATGGTCACAACTATTCAGGACACACTGTCCCATGGGCCAGGGCTGCAGGCCCTCCCCCGGAGTCACAGGGCGCAGAAAGGTCCCCAGCCTACCGTCCACGTAGTGTTTTGCTTGTTAACAAAATTGACCAGCTCATCCGACAGAGGCTGGAAATGCAGACTCTCCCGAGCACTGGTCAGCAGCACCAGGCAGCTGAGGGTGGCCAAGAGCTGCCACATTTTTGGCAGGTGGATCCTAGATTCACCTAGAAAGTCAAGGATACAAGACATCAGGATCCTTTGGTTCATGGGCTTGATCCACACAAGGTGTCACCTCAGGCAGCTGTTCTGGGGCCATGAACAACAGTGGTCAAAAGGTCCTCGTTCCCATCCtggccctgccacctgccctcTGTGTGCCCGCTTCCTCTTTTGGAGCCTGGGTGTTGGCAGAGCCTTCACCAGCCTCAGCATCCACGAGCTGTCAGGCCTCGTCTCACAGTCCCAGCCTGTGTCTGCAGCACACAAGGACTGTGCTATGGACAGAATGTATgtaaccccccccacccccaaacacagCAAACAAGTTCATGCTGAAACCCTCGCTGCAAGGTGACGGTGTTAGGG from the Phacochoerus africanus isolate WHEZ1 chromosome 15, ROS_Pafr_v1, whole genome shotgun sequence genome contains:
- the CTSB gene encoding cathepsin B isoform X1 codes for the protein MWQLLATLSCLVLLTSARESLHFQPLSDELVNFVNKQNTTWTAGHNFYNVDLSYVKKLCGTFLGGPKLPQRAAFAADMILPKSFDAREQWPNCPTIKEIRDQGSCGSCWAFGAVEAISDRICIRSNGRVNVEVSAEDMLTCCGDECGDGCNGGFPSGAWNFWTKKGLVSGGLYNSHVGCRPYSIPPCEHHVNGSRPQCTGEGDTPKCSKICEPGYTPSYKEDKHFGCSSYSISRNEKEIMAEIYKNGPVEGAFTVYSDFLQYKSGVYQHVTGDLMGGHAIRILGWGVENGTPYWLVGNSWNTDWGDNGFFKILRGQDHCGIESEIVAGIPCTPHF
- the CTSB gene encoding cathepsin B isoform X2 gives rise to the protein MPGNSGPTARPSKKSETRAPVAPAGCNGGFPSGAWNFWTKKGLVSGGLYNSHVGCRPYSIPPCEHHVNGSRPQCTGEGDTPKCSKICEPGYTPSYKEDKHFGCSSYSISRNEKEIMAEIYKNGPVEGAFTVYSDFLQYKSGVYQHVTGDLMGGHAIRILGWGVENGTPYWLVGNSWNTDWGDNGFFKILRGQDHCGIESEIVAGIPCTPHF